Proteins encoded together in one Undibacterium sp. CCC3.4 window:
- a CDS encoding cupin-like domain-containing protein yields the protein MLHTSATNHWRAHRHWTWEFIANLADEVLELSNAQGEPAGKTKVSDYLRALHDNEKPLASLYAPGWRFFERHPEMLSDFSEPSEAQPDVLQRVPQRLFKPLLWIFIGPDGSGTSLHYDVLDTHAWLAVIHGRKRIALHPPGLLLADYDRHRAAALAVLRERCSKGLWRYVELNPGGLLLIPAGWWHEVSNEGITLGLTRNFATPDIHQQLAQAAHAQGLTSLLPWLEKGRT from the coding sequence GTGTTGCATACGTCTGCGACAAACCACTGGCGAGCGCATCGCCATTGGACTTGGGAATTCATCGCCAACTTAGCTGATGAAGTGCTGGAGTTGAGCAACGCACAGGGCGAGCCGGCAGGTAAAACCAAGGTATCCGATTATCTGCGGGCCTTGCATGACAATGAGAAACCTTTGGCATCGCTCTATGCGCCCGGTTGGCGTTTCTTCGAGCGCCATCCGGAAATGCTGTCAGACTTCAGCGAGCCATCCGAAGCGCAGCCCGATGTACTGCAACGTGTGCCACAACGCCTGTTCAAGCCACTATTGTGGATTTTCATCGGACCGGATGGGTCGGGCACCAGCTTGCACTACGATGTGCTCGATACCCATGCTTGGTTGGCAGTGATTCATGGTCGCAAACGTATCGCGCTGCATCCTCCGGGGCTGCTCCTGGCCGACTACGACAGACATCGCGCCGCAGCGCTTGCTGTGTTGCGTGAGCGTTGCAGTAAAGGGCTATGGCGTTACGTAGAGTTAAATCCAGGTGGGCTACTTTTGATACCGGCCGGTTGGTGGCACGAAGTCAGCAATGAAGGCATAACGTTGGGTCTTACACGCAACTTCGCGACGCCCGACATACACCAACAGCTTGCACAGGCTGCGCATGCGCAAGGGCTAACGTCGTTACTGCCTTGGTTAGAAAAGGGGCGAACATGA
- a CDS encoding arginase family protein, whose translation MTLDSINYRVHPRLRWESIGNGRIEISLPFGGKRLRAADRIATLLDGIAAAQPQTSDVLIHCLGLSVFDMLVKYLFLLPDKLVDLLGGGLCTPAARPAGCALAVHDLDTLIDDDLVVLHVPIATTTEGSVSVAGGGRRVRAHLAQSIESPLGTSERRGILLDLDFACQLDTAALRLFDVGDVIHQPLQDRGSEIGERAAHICRMIVDRGARPLILGGDHALAYYSIGALAQRYPRLGVLQFDAHPDLYAVGAPCDEQLNHANVMHWVRQMPHVQALWQVGVRDFFHQPIERVACLRDPKLQVLSAFEAETKGYQRLLDGMDPSLPWFVTFDVDALALADCPETATPVLGGLSFYPLLACFERLFREFRIIGMEFVEIGDATQGAHGTAAVAARLASRYLFHLRHAQSTEHMLYSPIV comes from the coding sequence ATGACGCTAGACAGTATCAACTACCGGGTTCACCCACGACTGCGCTGGGAATCGATTGGCAACGGGCGTATTGAGATCAGCCTTCCTTTTGGTGGTAAGCGTCTACGCGCGGCTGATCGTATTGCGACACTGTTGGATGGCATTGCCGCAGCACAACCTCAAACCAGTGACGTGCTGATTCACTGCTTGGGCCTCAGTGTTTTCGATATGCTGGTGAAGTACTTGTTTCTGCTGCCCGACAAACTAGTCGACCTGCTCGGTGGCGGCCTGTGTACGCCCGCCGCCCGCCCCGCCGGATGTGCACTGGCAGTGCACGACCTCGATACGCTCATCGACGACGATCTGGTCGTATTACACGTGCCAATTGCGACCACGACCGAAGGTAGTGTTTCGGTGGCCGGTGGCGGTCGCCGGGTACGCGCGCACTTGGCCCAGTCGATTGAGTCACCGCTCGGGACATCGGAACGGCGCGGGATACTGTTAGATCTCGACTTCGCTTGTCAGCTCGACACGGCTGCACTGCGCCTGTTTGATGTCGGTGACGTTATCCATCAGCCGCTTCAGGATCGCGGAAGTGAAATTGGTGAACGTGCCGCGCATATCTGTCGGATGATCGTTGACCGTGGAGCAAGGCCATTGATCTTGGGTGGCGATCATGCGCTGGCTTACTATAGCATCGGTGCACTTGCCCAGCGCTATCCACGCTTAGGCGTGCTGCAGTTCGACGCGCACCCGGATCTCTACGCAGTCGGTGCGCCCTGCGACGAACAACTCAATCACGCCAATGTGATGCACTGGGTACGTCAAATGCCACATGTGCAAGCACTGTGGCAGGTCGGTGTGCGAGATTTTTTCCATCAACCGATCGAACGAGTCGCTTGCTTGCGGGATCCGAAACTACAAGTGTTGTCGGCTTTTGAAGCCGAGACTAAGGGTTACCAACGGCTTCTCGACGGCATGGACCCATCTCTGCCTTGGTTCGTCACGTTTGACGTTGATGCACTCGCGCTCGCCGACTGTCCCGAGACCGCAACACCAGTGCTAGGCGGGCTAAGCTTTTACCCGCTGCTGGCGTGTTTTGAGCGATTGTTTCGTGAGTTTCGCATCATCGGCATGGAATTCGTTGAAATAGGTGATGCGACGCAAGGAGCACATGGCACTGCGGCGGTAGCCGCTCGCTTGGCTAGTCGCTACCTCTTCCATTTGCGCCATGCTCAATCGACCGAACACATGCTTTATTCGCCTATCGTTTGA